CCCAGGGCGCGCAACGTCTCTGGTGGCGGGGCCAGCTTCCCCTGCCGGATGTGTTCGTCGGAGTGGCAGAGCCCGGTGGCCGCCAGCCGCACCAGGACTTCGCCGGCCTTCGGGGGATCCAGCTCGAACTCTTCGACGGACCACGGGTGGCCGTACTCGTAGAGGATGGCGGCGCGGCTTCGCATCGACTCGTGCCGCCTTTCTGCCGGACCCCGCCGGCGGCACGAATACTATCAATTGATTGATTATGGGGACCCCGCCGAGGCCGGTGAAGATCAGCGGTTCGTGGCCGCCACCCTGGCTCGCTCGGTCATCGACGCGATCACGCCGCCGTCGTTCAGGATGTCGGTGCCGGTGAGGTAGCCGGCTTTGTCACTGGCACAGAACGCGAGCAGCTCGGCCATCTCCTCGGGCTTGCCCCACCGCGGGACCGCGGCGTTTGTCACCATCGCGCCGGCGCCGGCCTGCTCCTCGAGCCGGCCCATCTCGGTGTCGATGGACCCCGGCGAAACGGAGACGATGCGCAGCCCACGCGCGTTGAATCTCTCCGCCTGCGCCTGGCTGTACCACTTGACGAAGCTCTTGCTGACCGCGTAGGCGATGCCGGACCGCGCTTCCTCGGGCACGATGTTGCAGGCCGTCATCATGGCGTCCATGAAAGCGTCGATGTCTTGCAGGGCCAGCGAGAATTGGTCCAGCGGAACCATATCCGCGGGCAACAGGTGGGCCGCCATCGACGCCACATTGACGATCACGGAGCCCTCGCCGGCCGCGGTGTAAAACGCCTCGTTGACGTTCAGCGTGCCGAGCGCGTTGGTCCGCATGACGTAGTCGGCAGGGCCCATACTCGGGCTCACCCCCGCGGTGTGGATCACCGAGGCGAGCGAGCCGAGACTGTTTGCGGTGTCGAGCAGGTCATCGACCGCCCGCCGGTCGGTGACGTCACAGTCGACGGCCGTGGGTGTCATCCCGAGCTCTTCCAGGGTTGCAGCCGCGGCCTTCAGCCGGTCCAGCCGGACGTCGCAGAGGACCAGGGTGTGATCGCGGCCGACGATCTTGGCCGTGGCCAGACCCATGCCACCCGCGCCACCCGTGATCACCGACACTCGATTCATACCGTGGACCGTATACGGCCGGTGGTCGCCGGGAGTTAGGGGTCCGGCACCGGGTGGTGGGGGTGACCGCTGTGCCGGATCGCCGTCCCGAAGAACGGCGCCCGCACGGTGGCGGCCAGGTGGCGGCGGTAGCGGATCAGCGCGACGACGGCCACCACGGTGTAGACGCCGCAGAGCAGCAGCCGGCCATGCGTCGAGGCGATCGGGAATTGCACGACGAACAACCCCAGCAGCGTGGACGCCGCGGCGCGATGGAATCGCAGGGCCAACAGCGCCGCCACGCCCATCATGGTTTGGGTGGCCGTGAGCAGCACTTCCTCCACCTGACGCGGGTCGAGCTCCAGGGAGATTCCGCCGCCGCCCAGGAGGTGGGCGACCGGTAGCGACCCGATCAGCAGCGTCCACTGGTTGACCTTTGAGGAGATCAGGGTGGCGATGGCCGCCGTGCCCTTGCCGCGGGCGGCGAAGATGGTCGCGACGATGAACTCCGGGGCCTCGGAGGCGAGCGGGGCGAGCCACTGGACCAGGAGGAACCGGTCGATGCCCAGCTCTGCGCCTGCGGCGACCAAGTTCTCGGCGAACGGCTTGGCGCACAGCAGAATCACCGCGCCGGAGACCAGGAAGAGGCCGACGACCACGATGCGCCGCGCGCGATCGGGCAGCTCCCCGAGCGCGGCGGCGGTCCCGATCAGATCGGGCTCTTCCACGTCGCCGTGGCCGACCTTGTAGAGGTAGAACCCGAACCAGGCAAGCAGCGCCAGCCCCAGTCCGAAATGGATCTGGCCGGTCGCCGGGATCGCGAAGGCGATGACGCCGGCGATCAGCAGGAACCCGAGTTCGACGCGGTTCGCAGGTTGCAGCGCCAAGCCGGTGGTGTTCGTGGCGCCGGCCTTGCGCGCGACGACGATGCTGACCAGCACCACGACGGGCCAACCCAGACCCATCAGCAACCGGTTGGACCCGGTCATGTTGGCCGCCGCGTACTGCGCGTACTCGGCGTTGTGGCCGGAGACGTACGCGTAGTACAGGTCGACAGCGTATTCGGGAAGCACCGCGATCAGCGCCAGGATCGCGGTCGCCAGCCCACCGGAGACATCGATCTGCGCGGTCTCGGCGCCCCAGGCCAGCAAGAAGCTGGCCGATACGACCGCAGCCCCGTAGATCAGCAGGGCGGCTACCGGGTCGGGGTGCAGGCCGAGGATGCGGACGATCGCCGCCGGGGCGACGAACGCCGCAGTGATCAATGCCGAACGGGTCAGGGTGCGACGCGGCGAACGTTCCGCCTTCGCGGTCGCGACCGCGGACCTGTCGGTGGCGAGCATCGTCATCCTTCGATCAGGAGGGGTGGCGACTGGAGCGGCTACTCCGGCCGGATTAGCCATGCCTAACGACTACCTAAGCTACCCGCCGAAGCGCATTCCCAGCAACGTCGTACATCCGCGGCGCGTGGGGCCTCCCGAACCCATATTTGCTGGCCAGAAGAGCTCCAGCAGAAAGTTAGTCTGCCCTCACTTCGAAGTTTGGCAAACCTTCCGGAACGGAAACCGTCCCTGTGCAGCACGACGGGCCGCGAGCGGGGGAGGTTCCGGTTAATTGTCCGGGCCCATGGCCGCGGCCGCGGCTTGGGCGAACAGTTCGACGGCTTGGTTGCGGGTGAGCGACGCCAGCATCTGTTCGGCGGCGCGCATCATGTCGCCGACCATCAGGGTCGGCCCGCCACCGAGGTTCTCGAACGCCTCCGCGATGACGTCCGCCACGTCGGCCGCGCCTGGCGGCACCTCGTCGAGGGAACCAATCTGGCCGCGGCTGTGTTCGAGTTGCCGTAGTGCGGGCGTATCGGTCTTGCCCAGGATGAGGCCCAGGACGTCGACGCCCTTGTCGTGCAACTCGGCCCAGAGCGCTTCGGCGAACACCATGTCGAACGCCTTCGTCGCGCCGTAGGCGACCATGTTGGCCCCTCCGGCCAGGCCCGCGCCGGACCCGAACAGCACGATCCCGCCGCGGCCCCGCTCGACCATGGCGGCAGCGAAGTGGTGGCACAGCTGCATCGGCACCATGCAGTTGCGCTGCACCATCGCTTCGGCGGTCTCGATCGGATTGGCGAGAAACGGCTCGAAGTTCGGGTCGGCACCCGCGCAGTACACCAGGAAGCCCACCTCCAGGTCACTGGTGGCCGCGGCGATCGCCACCGCCGCACCCGGTTCGGCGAGATCGATGGCGAGCGTGCGCGTGGACGCCGACGTATCGTCGCGGATCGTGGCGGCCACTTCGTCGAGGACGGCTTGCCGACGGGCGATCAGCACGACGTTGATGCCACGCTCGGCGAGCCCGCGCGCGAACGACGCGCCCAACCCGTCCGAGGCTCCGGCCACCACCGCCCAGGGCCCGTACCTGGTTGCGAACGTCATCTAAGCGCCCCCGACCGTCGTCAGCCGTACCTGGGTGTAGCGCCGGCGGGCGATGCGCCAGCCGTCAGCGGTGCGCACGATTTCGTCGTCGTAGAAACCGATCGCGTTGACCCCGGAGTTGTTGTCGCCGGCCATGATCAGTCCGTCGATATAGGTCCGCGCCGTCGCCCGGTCCCCGTCGACCGTGATCGCGTGGTTGGTCAAGCGGTGCAGCGTGTGGCCCGCCAGGGCGTGCACCTGCTCCATGAAGTCCGCGACGGCGTCGACGCCCGTCCACGCCCCGATCTCGCCGTAGTCGAGCTCGCAGTCCGCGGTGAACACGGTGCGAAACAGCGGCCAGTCTCGCCGGTCGATCCCGGTGGCGTAGCGGACCAGCAGCTCGGCGATGTCCTGGCGGTCGTCACGTTCGGTCATGGCAGGTCTCCGTTCGGGTGAACCACGATCCGCGGCGGGCCGTCCGACCGGCGGGCCAGCTCCAGCGCGTCGGGCACTTCGTCGAGGCCGATGACCTTGCCCACGCTGGGGAGCGGGTCGAGCCGGCCCGCGGCGATGGCATCGAGCGTGCCGTACCAGTCCTGCGGGTGTGGGCCGCCGCCGAATTGGATGGTGACGCCTTGGCGGGTGGCCGTGGTGATGTCGAGCGTGTCGCCGGTGTACCAGCCGCCCGCGCAGTACAGCCGGGTTCCCATCTCGGCGGATTCGACGAGCTGCTGGATCAGGCCGGTGGCGCCGACACACTCGAAAACCACTGCCGGGCCGGGTAATCCGCGCTGGGCGCGCACCTCGTTGAACGCGTCGAACGGCGACTTCTCGGCGGGATCGACCACGACGTGCGCGCCGAAACGCTCGCGGGCCAGCGCGCGGCGGTCGGACTTGTAGTCCGCCACGACAATCGGCTCGATGCCACGGCTGGCCAGGGCGGCGACGGCCGACAGGCCGATCGCCCCCGCGCCGACCACGATGGCGACCTCGCCGGGTTGCATCCGCGCCGACCGGACGTAGAACTCGCCGACGGCGAAGGCGTCGGTCAGTGCGACGGCGTCACTGGACACGCCGCCGAAGACCGGCTTGGCCGCCACCTCCGAAACCACCAGCAGCTCAGCGAAACTGCCCTGCGCCTCGGGATGCTGGCCGATGATCCGCATCCCGCCGGATCCACCGTCGACGAGGCGCACCGGCATGGCCGTCACCCGCGCACCGATCGCGAACGCATCCGTGCAGCCGGGTCCGTGGCCGACGACCTCGCCCACGAACTCGTGACCGAGCACGATGTCCCGGTCGGTTTCATAGAGCGAACGCCCGGTCGGATCGTCGACGGCGAGCTCCGGATGGTCCATGAAATGCACGTCGGACGCGCAGATCGCGGTGCTTAGCGTGCGCAGCAACAGCTCGCCCCGTCCGGGCTCAGGGTCCGCCGTCTCGCGGACCTCGAGCCGGCCGTCCCTCAGCACCACAGCGCGCAACGCGTTTCCGCTTTCTCGAATAATCGATATAGAATCTCGAATGTTCGTCTAACTCTAAATCGTGGGGTAGAGGAGTCAAGCGATTCGCGGATCGACGTCTGCACCGACCGCCCGCGTGCTCGACGTTGTCGAGCTGCTGGCCCGGTCGGGAAATGCGCGGCTGCGGTTCTCCGACGTCGTGCGCGAGCTCGACCTCACGCAGGCGACGGCGCACGCGATCCTGAAGACCCTGTGCGACCGGGGTTGGGCCAGCCGCGATCCGGTCGCCAAGACGTTCACCCTCGGCCCGGCGCTGGCCGTCGTCGCGGCGCGGACGGACACCGCCCGGCCACTCGCGAACGCGGCCCGCTCCGCGGCGCTGCGCTTGTCCCGTGAATTCGGCTACGCCTGCTCCGTGGTCGAGCGCTTCGGGGATTCGTTGGTGGTGACGGCTTTCGAGGGTGAGCCCGCCACCCAACCGTCCGGAATTCCGGGCGATCGCATCCCGTACGCTCCGCCGTTCGGAGTCGCCCTCGCCGCCTGGGACGACGAGGAGGAACAACGCGCGTGGATCCGCCGCGGCGCGGGCAACAACCCCGATCGCATCCGGCGCCTCGAGCAGGTGTTGGCGCACACGCGTGAGCGCGGCTTCGACGTCGACTGGACGACGCCCGCGCTGGCGCAGGCCGTGCAGGTGGTCGGCACGTTGGACAGCGCCGACATGCCGATGCCCGTGCGGCACATCCTGGACCAGTTGCTCGTCGAATTCACCACCATCGGCTTCCTGTCCGACGACAACCCCGGTCGCCGCAAGCAACCCGTGGTGACCATCGCCGCACCCGTTTTCGATGAACGGCACGTTGCCCTGATGGTGGCCGTGCACCCACTGTGCCCGCTTTCCGCGCGGCAGATCCGGCTGATCGGAAAACACCTGATCGACGAAACGGGGGCGATCAGCATGCCGTCGCCACTAGCCGACGCGGTCGACCGCGCCGTCTAGGCTCGCCGTAACGCGGCGCGGAAGGCGAAAAGGGATGGCACGTAACTACGTTGTGGAAGAGCTGGCCGGATTCGTCGTCGGCGCGGAGGCGGCGGATCTGACGGGACGGCCGCGTGCGCTGATGAAGCGCAACGTGCTCGACAGCCTCGCGGCGGTGGACCACCTCGACTCCATTCCCGTCGCCGAACTCACCGGCCTGCTCGGTGCGGTCAGCCCGAATGTCCAGCGGCCGCGACCAGGCCCCGGTTCTGACGCGCGGCCTCTTGCGTGGCCCGCTTCCAGCAGTGCGATGATCGGCCATGCGCAAAGATCAGGGCATCAATCGGTGGGAGTTAGTCACCTGTGCAATCGCGGGACACGCCACCTATGCGCCCGACGAGAAGGATCTCGCCGCCCGGTTGAACGGCATCACCGGGCTTGGCGAAGTGTGGCGCTGTCTGCGCTGCGGTGAATTCACCGTGGGCGAGCCGCATGGGCGTGGCCGCGCCGAAGATGCGCCGATGATCATGCGCGGCAAGGCTTTACGGCAGGCCATCATCATCCGGACCCTCGCCGTGGAGCGTCTTTTCCGGGCGCTGGTGATCACGCTCGCCGCATATGCGGTGTGGAAGTTTCGCGGTGCGCGGGGCGCCATCCAGGCCACCCTCGAACGCGACCTACCGATCTTCCGCGCGGCCGGATTCAAGGTCGACCAGATGACCATCGTGCACGAGCTAGAAAAGGCGCTGGCCGCCAAGCCATCCACCCTGGCCCTGCTGACCTTGATGCTGGCCGCCTACGCGCTGCTGGAGGTGGTCGAAGGCGTCGGCCTATGGTTGCTGAAGCGCTGGGGCGAGTACTTCGCGGTGATAGCGACGTCGGTGTTCCTGCCGTTGGAGATTCACGACCTGGCCAAGGGCATCACGATGACCCGCGTCGTCACCTTCACCATCAACGTGGCCGCGGTGATCTACCTGCTGTTCTCGAAACGGCTATTCGGCTTGCGCGGCGGCCGCGAGGCTTACGACGAGGAGCGACGCGGCGAGCAACTGCTCGACGTCGAGAAGGCCGCCGCCAGAACGTGACGTCAGGCCGTCGACTGCCGGGGGTGTATGAAAATGCCCTCCGCCTCGACCGTGACGCCATCCTCGTCGGCCAGGTGGCCGACGGCGAAAGTCTTGACCCCCTCGATGCGCTCGACATGAGCCTGCGCGCGCAACGGCCGCTCCAGCGCGGTTGGGCGCCTGTAGCGCAGGGTGAGGGTGCCGGTGTAGGCGGGCCTGTCCGGCTGGTGCGCCGTCGCGCCGAGCACATGGTCGAGCACCAGCGCGCAGACACCGCCGTGCACATGACCCGGCGGCCCTTCGTAGGCGGCGCCCAGGGCGAATTCCGACCACACCAGTCCGTCGGGCTCGTGATGGACCACCAAGGGCGGCGCCACCGGGTTACGCACGCCGACGACCGCGTTGCCCCACGCGATGGTCTGGCCATCGGGCAGGTAGTGCACGCCGACGGGCCCCGGCGGTGCCGTCTCGCTCAATTCCGCTGTGGCCGCGTCGACCTTCGCCTGCGCCGCCGCCACCGCCGCGGGTTCGGCTTCGGTGCGGATGCTGACGTCGACGAGTCGGCGGATTGACTCGGCCAGCGGCGCGTACACCGACTCGAGCCGGCTGAGATCGATGCAGGGCGTTTGGTCATGCATCTCGGCAACCTAACAGGACCCCGCCTGGTAAGAACGGAGCGATGGGCACTTATGCGGTCACCGGATCGGCATCCGGCATGGGCTACGAGACCGCGCAGCGGCTCAAGGCCGACGGGCACACCGTCATCGGCGTCGACATCAAGGACGCCGATATCATCGCCGACCTGTCGACGCCGCAGGGACGCGAAGAGGCCGCCGACGGCGTGCTGGCGGCCTCGGGCGGCAAGCTCGACGGTGCGGTGCTGGCCGCCGGCCTCGGACCCAGCCCCGGTCCGGACCGGGTACGCCAGATCGGTCAGGTCAATTATTTCGGCGTGGTCGAGCTTCTCATCGCCTGGCGACCGGCACTGGCCGCGGCCGAATGCGCGAAAGTGGTCGTCGTGGCGAGCAACTCGACGACGACCGTGCCCCTCGTCCCGCGCCGAACGGTCAGCGCCCTGCTCGCCCATGACGGCGACAAGGCCCTGCGGTCGGTGCGGCTCTTCGGTCCGGGCGCACCGACGATGATGTACGCGGCATCAAAGATCGCCGTCAGTCGCTGGGTGCGGCGGCACGCGGTGCTGCCGGAATGGGCGGGCCTGGGTGTGCGCTTGAATGCCCTGGCGCCGGGGGCCATCATGACGCCGCTGCTGCAAGAACAGCTGGCGACGCCGCGGCAGGCCAAGGCCGTCCGGTCGTTCCCGGTGCCGGTCGGTGGCTTCGGCCAGGCGCGGCACATGGCCGACTGGATGTGTTTCATGCTGTCGGATTCCGCCGAATTCCTCTGCGGCAGCGTGGTATTCGTTGACGGCGGCACCGACGCGTATTTCCGGGCGGACGATTGGCCGAAAGCGCTGCCGACGCATCGGTTGCCGGGCTATCTGCGCCGGTTCCGGCGTTCCACGGGCATGTGACGGCGCACGCGCGCGCCCGCGGCTGTGCGCCTCGCCACATTAGGACTTTTCGTGGGGTTAACCGCGGCGCGGCGGATTGGTAAAGCGGCTCGGGTGCAATTCAATGAGTCCGCGCACCGGCCGAACAGACGAAGGATCGAAACCGTGGCAACACTGCCGTCCTGGATCAGCCAGAGCCCTACCAAATCCGATGCGGTGACACCGATGAAGGCGCGCGCCTGTGATGCCCTGCAGGCGCTGCTGAGAAGCCGGCCGCGCCGCGGACTCGTCGACGTGACGCTCATGCGACGGGGCGCGGAGCGCTGCTGACCATGCCGTAAGCATGAAAGGTCTGCCCGAAGGCAGATCCCCGTCTTACGACGATGGGTCAATCAGGCCCTTGCGGATGGCCTCGCCCAAAAATGGGCTTGCTGGACTTCGGACAGACCACCGGGTTCCCCCGGCATCCACCACGATCGCACCGCCGCGGCCGGCGGCTCGACGGTCGAAGGTCCCCAATGCCTCGGCCGAAGGTCACATCCACACCGACGGCCGGCGTGTTTGGATAGCGGTTATGTCCGACATGGAAGCCGAATGCATCGTGAGCGCCACGCGCGTCATCGCGGCCAACGCCGCGCGGATTTTCGAACTGATCGCCGATCCCGCTCGCCAGCCGAGCTGGGACGGCAACAATAACCTCGCCTCGTCCGCTCCCGGGCAACGAGTCCGTGCGGTCGGTGACGTGTTCAAGACAACGCTGACGAGCGGTGCCGTGCGCGAGAACCACGTCGTGGAATTCGTCGAAGGCAGCAAAATCGCTTGGCGCCCAGCGGAACCCGGAAAGCAGCCGCCCGGTCACCTGTGGCGCTGGGAGCTCAGCCCGGTGAATGCCGAACTCACCACGGTGACTCACACCTACGATTGGACGGCGCTGGCCGACCCCACCCGCCTCGAGCGCGCTCGTGCGACGACGCCGGACATGTTGCGCGAATCCATGGACCGGCTGGCCGTGCTCGCGCAAGCCCCGGACGCGGGAGGGCAAGGCTGACATGGCGCTTCCATCTCCCGGGGACGGCCGGGCTGCCCTCATCACGGGCGCGTCGTCGGGCATCGGCGAACAGTTTGCTGAAATCCTGGCCCGTCGCGGCTACCACGTGGTGCTCGTCGCCCGCAGCGCCGACCGCCTCGAAGCGCTCGCCGGGCGGCTGGGCGAGCAAGCGCATCCGCTGCCGGCCGACCTGTCCGACCGCACCGAACGAGCGGCCCTGCCCGACCGTGTCGCGGCCCTCGGGCTGATGCCCGACATCCTCGTCAACAACGCCGGATTCTCGACGCTCGGGCTCGTCGCGGAATCGGTTCCCGAACAAGAACTCAACCTTGTCGACGTCGACGTGGCGGCAATCGTGGACCTGTGCAGCCGATTCCTGCCGGGCATGGTGGACCGCCATCGAGGCGCCGTCCTGAATGTGGCGTCGCTGGCCGCGTTCGGCCCTCTGCCGGGCCAGGCGGCCTATGGCGCCGCCAAGGCGTTCGTGTTGTCCTACACGCACAGCCTGCGCGGTGAGCTGCGCGGCACCGGGGTCAGCGCGACCGCACTGTGCCCGGGACCCGTGGACACCGGATTCGGTGAGGCGGCGGGTTTCTCCAAGGAGGAAGCCGAGGCCGCCCTGCCGCGCGTGATGTGGGTCCCCGCCGACAGGGTGGCGCAGGCCGGAATCGACGGGCTAGCGGCCGGCAAGGCGGTCGTCATTCCCGGTCGGGTGAACCGCGCGGCGGCGGCCCTGTTCCGTATCGCGCCCCCCGAGCTGCTGTTGCCGCTGCTGACGCGCGGCCATCCGGCCCTGAAGCGAAAGTGAGTCAGCCCTTCTTGCCGCGCACCCACTGAAAAGTGCCGTAGTTCTTCACCCGCACGCTGACGAACCCATTGCTTTCCAGCATGTCGCCGATTTCGTCGTCGTCGAACACGTGCGCACCGACGTTCGGCAGCCTGTGCCAAAGCCGGGCGGCCCGCCCGACAGTCGGGACCAGAATGGCCGCTCGGCCGCCCGGCCGCAGCACCCGCGCCATCTCGGCGATGGCCGCCGCCGGATTCGGCACCAGCTGCAGCACACCGATCGAGACCACGACATCAACGGTGTTGTCGCGCAGCGGCAGTCGTTGCGCGTCGGCCTTGATGAAGCCGACCTGCGGCCCCGCTTCGTTGCGGACGGCGCGCGCGAGCATGGGCTCGGAGATGTCGACGCCCAGGGCCAACCCATCCGGGCCGGCCGCGCGTGCCAGCGACGCGGTGACGTTGCCCGGACCCGAACCGACGTCCAGCGCGATGCCACCCGGTGGGATGTTCAGCCACTCGATTGGCAGTCGCCACAAACTGAACAGCCGCCGGGACATGGCTTGGGCGTTGTCGTAGAGCATCGAGCCGATCGATGATGCCCACACCGCCTGGATCGGGCCGGTGTTTTTCGCGACGCCGTCGGCCTCGGCGGATCCGCTGCCGAGCAGGTCGAGATAACCCTTGCTCACGTCGGGATCGGCCGGCGGGTCGGCCAGCAGTTCCAGTGCCCGCCGCAGCGCGGGAGGCGGCGAGATGTGCGTGCCCGTCATGCGTACTCCTTCAACCAAACACCAAGCGGTGCACGGGAATCGATCGGAAGGCGCCCGTTGGCAGCTTACGCCGAGCCGCGTTTGTTCACCGCCGGACGATCGCGTGCTCGTGCATCAGGGAGTACAGCCGCCACTGGCCGGGCACGCCCTTGAGCGCCGTTTCGCCGCGGTCGCCGAAGCGGTGTCGCGATCCGGTGACGATGTCGCGCAGCGTGGAGGACACCAGCACCTCGCCGGGTCCGGCCAGTGCCGCCACCCGCGCGCCGATGTGGACGGCCATGCCGGCGACGTCGTTGCCGCGCACCTCCACTTCGCCGGCGTGAATGCCCACCCGCACCTCGATGCCGAGCACACGGACCGCGTCGATGATCGCGTCGGCGCAGGCGATCGCGGCGCTCGGGCTGCTGAATGTCGCGACGAATCCGTCTCCGGCCGTGTTGACTTCGCGGCCGGCGAATCGCTGTAGCTCGTGGCGAACGAGGGTGTCGTGGTTGTCGAGCAGGTCGCGCCAGCGGTGATCGCCGAGCAGCGCCGCGCGCTCGGTTGAGCCGACGATGTCGGTGAACACGATCGTGGTGAGCAGGCGCTCGGCGTCGGAGACACCGCGCACGCCGGTGATGAACTCCTCGATCTCGTCGAGGACGGGGGCGGTGTCGCCGACCCAGTACAGGGCGTCCTGACCCGGGCACTCGACGAGGCGCGCTCCGGGGATGTGCGCGGCGAGATAGTGGGCGTGCTCGACCGGGCTGAAGGCCTGGTTGTCGCGGTGCAAAATCAGCGTCGGCACGGCGACACGGGGAAGCCTGTCGCGGACGTCGCCCTCCCTGACCTTGTTGATGAACGCGCGAGCCATGCTGGGGGACGCGGCCCGGTTGCCGGCCATGTCCCACCACGAGCGGAACGCGGCGTCGCCCGCCACGGAGGGCGCGATGATGCCGAGCATGTCGAACCCCTGCTCGACGGCGTCCGGCTCCATCCCGACCGTCGTGAAGCGGTCCGCGTCGTCGAGGTCGCTGCCAATGGGGTAGTCGGGACCACGCAGCGTTCGCGCCGCGCCATTCGCGATCACCAGGCTGTGCACCCGGTCGGAGTGCTCGGACGCGAGAACCACACCGGTCAGCGACGTGAAACCCGGGGCGAAGATCGTTGCGCGCTCGGATCCCACCGCGTTCATGACCGCGATCGCGTCCTGGGCCCACGATTCCGGGCCGAGCATGTCCAGCGACGCGACCCGCGACGACAGGCCGATGCCGCGCTGGTCGAAGCGGATCACCCGGCAGAACGACGCCAGCCGCCGGTGGAACCGGTACATCGACGGCTCCAGGTCGACGCAGTCGATCGGGATTAACGGGCCCGGCAGCACGAGCAGGTCGATCGGGCCATCGCCGAAGACCTGGTAGGCGATGTCGATCTCGCCGCAGCTTGCGTACCGGGTCCGCGGAGCCGCGGAACTCCCAGCCACGCACTCAGGCTAGTGCAGGTCACTGACATGCCATAGCGGGTCAGCGGCCGATGATCGCCACCAGGTAGCGGGCGGCGTACTCGCGGACGGCGGCGGGGTCGGACGTGTCGAGTCTTTCGGTGGGGAAGACGATGATGCCCAGCGCGACGCGAAGCAGGATGTCGGCGATGTTGGCCAGGTCGCGGTCGGGCATGTCGGCCCCGCACCGGCGCAGCGTGTGGGCGATCCCGTCGGCGAACCGGCCGATGGGGAATGTCTGCGATCGGGAGAACAAGCCCAACAGCTCGGGTTCGCTGTCGGCGATCCGCGAGTACAGCGGCGAGTCGTGGACCAGTCGCACCCCGAGCGCGAAGGCCTCGATCACGGCCTGCCG
This genomic interval from Mycobacterium sp. SMC-2 contains the following:
- a CDS encoding SDR family oxidoreductase, producing MGTYAVTGSASGMGYETAQRLKADGHTVIGVDIKDADIIADLSTPQGREEAADGVLAASGGKLDGAVLAAGLGPSPGPDRVRQIGQVNYFGVVELLIAWRPALAAAECAKVVVVASNSTTTVPLVPRRTVSALLAHDGDKALRSVRLFGPGAPTMMYAASKIAVSRWVRRHAVLPEWAGLGVRLNALAPGAIMTPLLQEQLATPRQAKAVRSFPVPVGGFGQARHMADWMCFMLSDSAEFLCGSVVFVDGGTDAYFRADDWPKALPTHRLPGYLRRFRRSTGM
- a CDS encoding SDR family NAD(P)-dependent oxidoreductase; protein product: MTFATRYGPWAVVAGASDGLGASFARGLAERGINVVLIARRQAVLDEVAATIRDDTSASTRTLAIDLAEPGAAVAIAAATSDLEVGFLVYCAGADPNFEPFLANPIETAEAMVQRNCMVPMQLCHHFAAAMVERGRGGIVLFGSGAGLAGGANMVAYGATKAFDMVFAEALWAELHDKGVDVLGLILGKTDTPALRQLEHSRGQIGSLDEVPPGAADVADVIAEAFENLGGGPTLMVGDMMRAAEQMLASLTRNQAVELFAQAAAAAMGPDN
- a CDS encoding sodium:proton exchanger, which codes for MTMLATDRSAVATAKAERSPRRTLTRSALITAAFVAPAAIVRILGLHPDPVAALLIYGAAVVSASFLLAWGAETAQIDVSGGLATAILALIAVLPEYAVDLYYAYVSGHNAEYAQYAAANMTGSNRLLMGLGWPVVVLVSIVVARKAGATNTTGLALQPANRVELGFLLIAGVIAFAIPATGQIHFGLGLALLAWFGFYLYKVGHGDVEEPDLIGTAAALGELPDRARRIVVVGLFLVSGAVILLCAKPFAENLVAAGAELGIDRFLLVQWLAPLASEAPEFIVATIFAARGKGTAAIATLISSKVNQWTLLIGSLPVAHLLGGGGISLELDPRQVEEVLLTATQTMMGVAALLALRFHRAAASTLLGLFVVQFPIASTHGRLLLCGVYTVVAVVALIRYRRHLAATVRAPFFGTAIRHSGHPHHPVPDP
- a CDS encoding IclR family transcriptional regulator gives rise to the protein MLDVVELLARSGNARLRFSDVVRELDLTQATAHAILKTLCDRGWASRDPVAKTFTLGPALAVVAARTDTARPLANAARSAALRLSREFGYACSVVERFGDSLVVTAFEGEPATQPSGIPGDRIPYAPPFGVALAAWDDEEEQRAWIRRGAGNNPDRIRRLEQVLAHTRERGFDVDWTTPALAQAVQVVGTLDSADMPMPVRHILDQLLVEFTTIGFLSDDNPGRRKQPVVTIAAPVFDERHVALMVAVHPLCPLSARQIRLIGKHLIDETGAISMPSPLADAVDRAV
- a CDS encoding DUF2127 domain-containing protein; the protein is MRKDQGINRWELVTCAIAGHATYAPDEKDLAARLNGITGLGEVWRCLRCGEFTVGEPHGRGRAEDAPMIMRGKALRQAIIIRTLAVERLFRALVITLAAYAVWKFRGARGAIQATLERDLPIFRAAGFKVDQMTIVHELEKALAAKPSTLALLTLMLAAYALLEVVEGVGLWLLKRWGEYFAVIATSVFLPLEIHDLAKGITMTRVVTFTINVAAVIYLLFSKRLFGLRGGREAYDEERRGEQLLDVEKAAART
- a CDS encoding zinc-binding dehydrogenase, producing the protein MVLRDGRLEVRETADPEPGRGELLLRTLSTAICASDVHFMDHPELAVDDPTGRSLYETDRDIVLGHEFVGEVVGHGPGCTDAFAIGARVTAMPVRLVDGGSGGMRIIGQHPEAQGSFAELLVVSEVAAKPVFGGVSSDAVALTDAFAVGEFYVRSARMQPGEVAIVVGAGAIGLSAVAALASRGIEPIVVADYKSDRRALARERFGAHVVVDPAEKSPFDAFNEVRAQRGLPGPAVVFECVGATGLIQQLVESAEMGTRLYCAGGWYTGDTLDITTATRQGVTIQFGGGPHPQDWYGTLDAIAAGRLDPLPSVGKVIGLDEVPDALELARRSDGPPRIVVHPNGDLP
- a CDS encoding PaaI family thioesterase produces the protein MHDQTPCIDLSRLESVYAPLAESIRRLVDVSIRTEAEPAAVAAAQAKVDAATAELSETAPPGPVGVHYLPDGQTIAWGNAVVGVRNPVAPPLVVHHEPDGLVWSEFALGAAYEGPPGHVHGGVCALVLDHVLGATAHQPDRPAYTGTLTLRYRRPTALERPLRAQAHVERIEGVKTFAVGHLADEDGVTVEAEGIFIHPRQSTA
- a CDS encoding SDR family oxidoreductase — encoded protein: MNRVSVITGGAGGMGLATAKIVGRDHTLVLCDVRLDRLKAAAATLEELGMTPTAVDCDVTDRRAVDDLLDTANSLGSLASVIHTAGVSPSMGPADYVMRTNALGTLNVNEAFYTAAGEGSVIVNVASMAAHLLPADMVPLDQFSLALQDIDAFMDAMMTACNIVPEEARSGIAYAVSKSFVKWYSQAQAERFNARGLRIVSVSPGSIDTEMGRLEEQAGAGAMVTNAAVPRWGKPEEMAELLAFCASDKAGYLTGTDILNDGGVIASMTERARVAATNR
- a CDS encoding nuclear transport factor 2 family protein → MTERDDRQDIAELLVRYATGIDRRDWPLFRTVFTADCELDYGEIGAWTGVDAVADFMEQVHALAGHTLHRLTNHAITVDGDRATARTYIDGLIMAGDNNSGVNAIGFYDDEIVRTADGWRIARRRYTQVRLTTVGGA